The genomic stretch CTGAAATCAACTAGAAAGTCCACTTCCATTGAGGCGCTAGGGCTCTTTCTTTGGATGGTTGGGGCACCTCAGTCTGTTAGGCAAGCTGAGGACAGATTTGAGAGGTCCATGGCAACTGTATGCGCCATGTTCAACAGAGTTTTGAATTCCCTAGTGATGCTAGCAGCAGACATTATTAAGCCTGTGGACCCACAATTCGCAACAATTCATCCTAGACTTGAGCAACCTAGGTTCTATCCCTACTTTAAGGACTGCATAGGTGCTATAGATGGCACCCATGTCCCTTGCGTGGTGCCTCAAGAAAAGTTTGTGcagctgaaagcccaagtttggttttggtaattaatgacaccaagctgctaatgccttgtgtttaagtgattcgagttaggcatagcaacacatgtgatgaaggtgcatggtggcatggaaaggtggccacatgatcacaaagggatgaagcatgagtgaagatcatggtgatatacaaggagcaaagttataaaggcaaaggtataaacatagggttttacttttgccggtctaagatgagtagagaagtgattgaccgggtttaggatagatagccgactatcaagaggggaaatcacggtcatctctcgaatcaagtgctactaggtccatatcttgagcatatgcattaggatctagtaaagtgctaacttaactcctttggtgaaaatgtttgtgaaaagctaacacactggcactttggtggtggacacttgttggtgttagcacttttacaaaggaggtggagttcctagggttgagaggggtgtgggttcctctctccctcccgccgagcttgcgaggcgggattcggcgcttttgagaaaaatgagtgtatattttctattgtgccggtgggaaatttggagaagtagcggaagtgtttctcactgagaaacactcaccggacgctgagtgcggaggcaccggacgctgacctcagcgtccggtgtgcttgaccctgctagggtgaagcaccggacgcactctgagagcgtccggtggtaagcgtccggtgtgaggggtttttgcaaccctctctgcgcacgagtccggtgagcaccggaccgtccggtgcccagcgtccggtgaggttgcgagtttgacaaactctctgcgcatgagtccggtgtgcaccggacgcgtccggtgtggacttgcagagcgtccggtgtgttgcaggtagccgttaggatctgacacgcgagtttcaaagaggacacgtgtccaactccagtgcaccggacgtagggggtcgagcgtccggtgctcacttagtagcgtccggtgcccccgttttcagcccagtgaaaacagccaacggctagtttctttgaggggcctataaatagaaggtggccggctttgggaggccaactcttgcacatttgattacttgagacatacattgagctagagaatactccctccactcatctccttgctagattgctcatcctagtgagattgagtgagattcaagtgcattgctttgagagttgcatttagtggcacttgattcttgagtttgctgcggatttcttgttactcttgggtgtttcccaacgccctagacggcttagagcagcggtggtgttgagctcgtgattggagattgtttcgagcctcgccAAGtgttttgtgaggggttcttgagccttccccgcgggagatcgcaattggctactctagtggattgttcgtggcttggaggatccccatcttgtgagtggatgtgcggcacccgctgagggtttggctttggattgccaattagctcgtgatccatcaagtgggtgtatcgccacaacgaggagtagcttgccgggaagcaagtgaacctcggtaaaaatcttgtgtcatctcttgccgaggattctcttgtaattgtgagtgattgattggttatatctctactctacaacgttggtataacaatcactctcctctccTTTACTCACTtgtttaccttgctagttgtttagcttgtttagtttagtcttcttgtttaggagtgtaactagtcTTCTCTTGTTGtagtgctttagtgtttagccttgtactagacttgtttaggtggcttgcataacttagttgtgctagtgatagaatagcttcgcttttgttttactaatcaatttgtctagttgaagtttgtagaaaatttaaataggctattcacccccctctagccatttggaccttacagCAGCACCTTTGCCGAAAGGGGATGACCACACAAAATGTCATGGCTGCTTGTGACTTTGATATGCGGTTCACATTCGTGATGTCTGGATGGCCTGGGTCAGCACATGACATGACAGTGTTCAAGGATGCAATATCAAGGTTCGGGGATCTGTTTCCGCACCCTCCTACAGGTACGCAAATGTAGTGTTGGTGATGGTTTTGTTTTTGGGTCTATAGTAGAGGCTAATGTAAGATACTTTTTGGCAGGGAAGTATTATCTGGTGGACTCTGGCTATGCTAACCGGCTGGGGTACCTAGCTCCATACAAGGGAACAAAGTATCATCTGCAGGAGTACCGAGAGGGACCTCAGCCTGAAGGTAAAGAGGAAACCTTCAATTATGCACATTCGAGCCTTAGGAATGTCATAGAAAGGGCTTTCGGAGTGCTCAAAATGAAGTGGCGGATGTTACGTGAAATCCCTAGTTACTCAACTGAGAAACAAAGCCGAATCATAGTAGCATGTTGTGCTTTACATAATTTCATAAGGACAAGTGGCATACAGGATAGACACTTTGCTAGGTGTGACCGTGATGAGAACTTTGTGCCAGAAGAAGCATTTGAGGATCAGCCAGAGCCAAAAGTAGTGGAAGATGACTCACAGCTCATGAATGCATTTCGTGAGTCCATTGCGTGTGCTTTGGTTCACCATTCTTGAAATTTTCTTGTGTTCAAGAATTGGTGTTGTATTTTATCAGTTTTGTTTGATGTGCGTGTATTTCAGAGTATTTTTTATGATGATTACAGGTGATTCATTATTGTAAACATTAGAACGTATCGCACTGTGTAGACTATGTGCTGGATTGGTGTTTATATTGTAACAGTTTTGTGTAATGGTAACAGTTTTGTGTAATGTAACAATTTTGGTGTTTGTTGATTGTATACACAGTTTGCTATGAGCCATGTGCATGTGCATGGACCTGTTTGCATGGGAAGCATTAAatgcaaacccaaaatttttgggCAAGTGAGCAGGAGAATACAGAATTTGGCGGATGGCAGGTTTTGGCCCTAAAACCTGACATGTCAGCTTTTTGGGCAAACTCAGAAATTtttgtaaactaaacaaggccttaaatacATAAACGAACGGGACAAAAAAAAGTAGAAAATGGGACGTGATTTATTGCATCTGTTTTGACCCCTAAACCCGTTATATGATCTGTCCATTATTCAACATTGCTCACAAGCTGGAGTAGTCATAAGAgccatttttttttgttaaaaaaaacaaatgatAGCTCGCTGCACCCTAGACATCTATGATATacaaattattactccctgcaTTCATAATTAAAAGGTGATTTGGCTTTTTTTTTATATGTACCCTTTTTTAAATATTTAAATATACACTATGTATCTAAGTACATAGTTAAAATAATGCATCTCGAAAATCAACACAccttttataatttagaacgagTACTACTCAACATTATACACGCTTGCTCTCACCGGACATTTTGAACAAGCTGCGTAGCCTAGCCTGTAGCTATTGCCTCAGTTGGCGCCTTCGCGGTTGTGCTCATAAAAGGTCATCAGAACCTGCTTGCAAGGCTTGGAAATCGTTCAAGGATCCATGTCACTCCCCTGATGATCACCTGCAATGAAAACTTTCATTCCTAGCTCCGGCCGCCATGAAACGTACTACTGAATATACACAAGCTGAGCGATGACGATGATGCAATTGCAGAACTGCAGCCGCAAACTGTAAACATGTGCGTAGGAACAGTCAATCATGCCCGAGTTCTACGTACCAGTGCCAAATCCCCAGGCTTGGCGGCAGGCTCCACGCAGTCTCGGCCATACCTGATCAAAAGATCGATCATGAGATTcttggtcttgtttagatacGAAAAGATTTTAGTTTTCGCTAccctagcattttcgtttgtttgtggcaaatattgtccaattatggactaactaggatcaaaagattcgtctcgcgatttacaggtaaactatgcaattagtttttattttcgtctatacttAATGATTTATGCAtatgtcgaaagattcgatgtcacgggaaatcttgaaaactttttggttttggggtgaactaaacaatgccttgtCAATATCACAAATATCGATTTGAATGTAGAAGTTGTTTTGAGTCAACAAATTCAGTACTGCAAAATGAGAGGAGGGAGCAGATAGATGGAGCTGTTGTTCGTACACAATCTGCAGCGGCTGCTGctccgactccgactccgagccgGCGAGCAAGCGGTAGAAGCTGCATCCCCTGCTGAAAGGAAACGGCTTCCCCCTCCACTCCAGGTGCCAGGTGACCCCGACGGCGGCGGAGTCGTCGGCGGAGATGTCGTCGATGACGAACTGGAGGTCGGGGCTGATGGTGCCCATGAACTCGCCGAAGAAGCCGATGATCCGCTCCCGCCCCACGAAGGGCCGCGGGAACACCAGGTCCTCGTACACGCAGCCCTCCGCGATGAGCGGCTCCACCGCCGCCAGGTCCCGCCGGTTCACGCCGTCGTAGAACGCCCTCACCACGTCCgccgccgtggccgtggccaCTGCCGCCGTCGTCTTCGCCCCTTCTCTTGTCGTTGCGGCTACAAGAACCAGCGCCGTCGTCCTTGTCCTGCTGCCGCCGCACGGGAGGCTTGTAGGTCGGCCGGGGAGACGACTGCGGGGACGACGAGCCGCGCCGGAGGCTGCGGCCATTCGAAGTCGAGGGCCATGCTGGAGCGGCATCGTCCAAGCGTGCACGCTGCACGCCCAGCCTCTGTTGGTGCCAAGAACCTTATCTCTTCCCGTTGCTACTTGTCACGCTGCACGGATTTTCTTTCGAGTCCCTCCATTTCTCTATATCAGCGCATTTTCTTTGCTGCACAAATTCTCCACATACAAATTCCTGTGCCAGGCGTTTTGCACTTATGTACCTGTTCATTCACTGTGCCTTGGCCGTTCCTGTCCTCCATTCCAGAGTAGCATGTAGTAATTTCCAAACATGACTGAACTTGTAGTAAATACTGTCATCTTCAGATACACACAGAAGCAGCAAACTGGTACAAGGGAAAACACAATTTCTTTTtctgtacacatggatataaTTTTGTACGCCTATACCACATCAATGTATAAATCGACAATCAGTGTCACGCAGGATCCACAAACTGATGGAACCAGAACTTTGTGTATGAATTCTAATTCATGGTTTAGGGAGCGAGAGAAATATCTATTACACTGCATATGTTTTTGATATACAAACTTGTATGTGTACAAACAATAACCACATAACCACTGAAGCTTTACATGCGCATCCCGTCCAGGTATTTGGCTATGTAAACTAGACAAGCAAATCATAAGTGAAAGGGGGGCGTTAAGGATGAGTTCATGGATGCTTGGATCTCCTCTAGGGTTCTTCCTTTGGTTTCTGGCACCAGCCGCTCTACAAACACAACTGTGAGCCCACAGATGCTTGCAAAGATGAAGAATGTGCCTGCATTCCGTCCAAGCCACACACAAATATCTATCATCAGAATTCAGAAGTTGCTGCAGAGTCATGAAACTGCCGGCATCAATGTTTATGTGGGTGCTAGTATGCTACACTCTGACCAAAATCCTATTCCACTTGGTGCGCCTTGACTTACCATAGGAGTTCCACACCAAGAGGAAGTTGAAGGCGTATGAGACAATCCACGAACCAAGCCAGCTGACGAGTGTCACAAGGCTTCCTGCTGCTCCTTTCATGTTTATAGGAAAGATCTGCATGTCCAATTCAAGTATACTTTGAATCTGCCTGTTCTCAAAATTTTGTTTTGGACCGTAATATCCTTTGTCTTTACTTATGGCAGGAAAGTACCTCTGACATTATAACCCATGGTATTCCACCCATACCCAGTGAAAAAGATCCGCCAAAAATCTGGTTTGCAAATGATAAAAATCATCAGAACAATAGTTTGTGTGTGTGCATACGCGAGCAAAAGTGCGTGAGAGCTCTGAAGGTATTAGAGGAAAGTAGACAAGAAATAGTAATGTACCAGAATGCCTGCCAAAGCCAGCACTAAGTTCAGATCCTTTCCCCAGTGATGTTCCTGTTCcacgaagaaaaaaaaattaacacTTATTGTTCTGACAAATGGGAAGTTGTTGATCTTCTTATCAGGATGAAATCGCACCAGACCTTAGCTAAGAATGACAAACCGACTAGTAGGCAACCCAGGCATGTTCCAGCTGCAGATACCTGAAATATTGTAGAATACATTTTATCACCGTGGTCATAATTCATCACTATCAGGACAACTGTATATCATTATATTACTAGAGAAATTTTTAACTCTGAATATCTTTTGTTTACCATCAAAAGTGGCCTCCGTCCAGCTTTGTCCATTAGAAGTACTCCTAGTCCGGTCATCGGAATCTGCAGATCAGTACTCAAATTATACACCTACATTCAGTAAAAAGCACATGAGTAGACTAGGGTCTTGTTGAAGAGACCTGAACAGCAACCATAGCGAGCATtcctgtatttcctgatgagaAACCTGATTTGTAGCATGGGCACTTAGTAATTAGCATAGTATTCAAGGGCGATCCATTGTAAAAAAATCTCTTGTCAggaccaaaacaaatttatgcgAGCTAAGGAAATAAGTCATTCTTCATTACCGGCTGAAACAAATATTTCACTGGCATAAAAGCAAATGGCATTCACTCCCCCAAACTGTTGAAGGACCATTAACCCTACTCCAACCTGAACGCAGACCTGATCCATCACGAAACAACAAGAGAGACATGTCCTAATAGGAAGAAAGGCATATTAAAGATACTTACTGTAACAGCACGAATATAGTCCTTCCGAAACAGGTCGAACATTTTCGACTCTGGTAATTGCTGAAGCTTTTCTGTAAAATCCTGAATACTAATATTAGAGAATTATCAAGATGTTTCTTTAATGCATGATTAAGTTGAATGCTTATTTTTATTCTCAAGCTGTCAAGCACTCCATACTTTGATTTCTGTTGCTTCGTCAGAGATATCAGTCGCTTTTCCCCTTAGCTTCTGTAATGCTGCCTCAAATGCACCTGGGTGGCCGAACCTAGCCTGAGATACATCATACATGATCTGCGTCAGGTATTGTTCTGATTTCCATGTTATGAAGTTGTGTGTTCTATCTAATGATATATGGTCAGAAGAGGAGATGGTTTTACCCTTTTCCATTGTTTAGTCCAGATGCATATCTTATCATAAGTTCAAAACTGATTCTAAATTTAGTCCAAAAGCTAAATATTTATATGTCAAAATCTGctcccttagagcatctccaagagattagcaaAAAACATATTCTAAACTTAATGATttagctattttgtaaaataaaaggCCACCCAAAAAATTGGACTACTCCAACAGTCTAGTTAAAAATTGCTAAGGGCCCACTCATCACAAAACAAAAGGCTATCATCATCCTATCTTCCGTCCATACGAC from Sorghum bicolor cultivar BTx623 chromosome 3, Sorghum_bicolor_NCBIv3, whole genome shotgun sequence encodes the following:
- the LOC8085068 gene encoding sugar transporter ERD6-like 5 isoform X2, whose protein sequence is MRDLNLSLAEYSLFGSILTIGAMLGAIVSGTVADRVGRRSAMAISDLLCILGYLLITFSQNFWWLDIGRFSIGCGIGLLSYVVPVYISEITPKNLRGGFATVNQFMICCGASLAYVLGTFITWRTLAIIGVAPCLLQLVGLLVTPESPRWLARFGHPGAFEAALQKLRGKATDISDEATEIKDFTEKLQQLPESKMFDLFRKDYIRAVTVGVGLMVLQQFGGVNAICFYASEIFVSAGFSSGNTGMLAMVAVQIPMTGLGVLLMDKAGRRPLLMVSAAGTCLGCLLVGLSFLAKEHHWGKDLNLVLALAGILIFGGSFSLGMGGIPWVIMSEIFPINMKGAAGSLVTLVSWLGSWIVSYAFNFLLVWNSYGTFFIFASICGLTVVFVERLVPETKGRTLEEIQASMNSSLTPPFHL
- the LOC8085068 gene encoding sugar transporter ERD6-like 5 isoform X3, yielding MLGAIVSGTVADRVGRRSAMAISDLLCILGYLLITFSQNFWWLDIGRFSIGCGIGLLSYVVPVYISEITPKNLRGGFATVNQFMICCGASLAYVLGTFITWRTLAIIGVAPCLLQLVGLLVTPESPRWLARFGHPGAFEAALQKLRGKATDISDEATEIKDFTEKLQQLPESKMFDLFRKDYIRAVTVGVGLMVLQQFGGVNAICFYASEIFVSAGFSSGNTGMLAMVAVQIPMTGLGVLLMDKAGRRPLLMVSAAGTCLGCLLVGLSFLAKEHHWGKDLNLVLALAGILIFGGSFSLGMGGIPWVIMSEIFPINMKGAAGSLVTLVSWLGSWIVSYAFNFLLVWNSYGTFFIFASICGLTVVFVERLVPETKGRTLEEIQASMNSSLTPPFHL
- the LOC8085068 gene encoding sugar transporter ERD6-like 5 isoform X1; its protein translation is MEHEDQEAQKPLLVTAPGRSGDGCASGAASSSSSIAVVVASTAVAVAGSFEFGISVGYSSPSQPGIMRDLNLSLAEYSLFGSILTIGAMLGAIVSGTVADRVGRRSAMAISDLLCILGYLLITFSQNFWWLDIGRFSIGCGIGLLSYVVPVYISEITPKNLRGGFATVNQFMICCGASLAYVLGTFITWRTLAIIGVAPCLLQLVGLLVTPESPRWLARFGHPGAFEAALQKLRGKATDISDEATEIKDFTEKLQQLPESKMFDLFRKDYIRAVTVGVGLMVLQQFGGVNAICFYASEIFVSAGFSSGNTGMLAMVAVQIPMTGLGVLLMDKAGRRPLLMVSAAGTCLGCLLVGLSFLAKEHHWGKDLNLVLALAGILIFGGSFSLGMGGIPWVIMSEIFPINMKGAAGSLVTLVSWLGSWIVSYAFNFLLVWNSYGTFFIFASICGLTVVFVERLVPETKGRTLEEIQASMNSSLTPPFHL
- the LOC110433890 gene encoding uncharacterized protein LOC110433890, whose translation is MPLQHGPRLRMAAASGAARRPRSRLPGRPTSLPCGGSRTRTTALVLVAATTREGAKTTAAVATATAADVVRAFYDGVNRRDLAAVEPLIAEGCVYEDLVFPRPFVGRERIIGFFGEFMGTISPDLQFVIDDISADDSAAVGVTWHLEWRGKPFPFSRGCSFYRLLAGSESESEQQPLQIVYGRDCVEPAAKPGDLALVIIRGVTWILERFPSLASRF